A window from Acidobacteriota bacterium encodes these proteins:
- the traF gene encoding conjugal transfer protein TraF: protein MRLCAGLVFVLLAALRPTMAAAQPTFESAGERALGMGGAFVAVADDATATHWNPAGLAVGGPAGMTIGWHRFQTGNPDSPLSAGPGRRSTRFTSLGTWPLGISYGTFEMTTLGAGPEGRSDVEVRTLRTTQLGGTVLQTIVDGLVVGATLNYVRGSVVSALSSDLTVGAALDRTDDVKGQTRGTLDLDAGLMADMGRLRVGLAWKNLRSPSFGDAAVGEMTLPRQARLGLAVLPVDGLTLAMDLDLETVDLGGDLRRACAVGGEGRIGQHLAVRSGLQWSLEGPRRLSASAGMSVAIRRGLWLDGHWAQRRDRDEAREFGVALRAGL, encoded by the coding sequence ATGCGGTTGTGTGCAGGTCTGGTCTTCGTGCTGCTGGCGGCGCTTCGGCCGACGATGGCGGCCGCGCAGCCGACGTTCGAGTCGGCCGGCGAACGGGCGCTCGGCATGGGCGGAGCGTTCGTCGCCGTCGCGGACGACGCGACGGCGACGCATTGGAATCCGGCCGGGCTCGCCGTCGGCGGGCCGGCCGGCATGACAATAGGGTGGCACCGCTTTCAAACCGGTAATCCGGACAGCCCGCTCTCGGCCGGCCCCGGACGACGGAGCACGCGGTTCACGAGCCTCGGGACGTGGCCGCTCGGCATTTCGTACGGGACGTTCGAGATGACCACGCTCGGCGCGGGTCCCGAGGGGCGCAGCGACGTCGAGGTGCGCACGCTGCGCACGACGCAGCTCGGCGGGACCGTGCTGCAGACCATCGTCGACGGGCTCGTCGTCGGCGCGACGCTCAACTACGTGCGCGGGAGCGTGGTCTCGGCGTTGTCGAGCGATCTGACGGTCGGCGCAGCGCTCGATCGGACCGACGACGTGAAAGGGCAGACGCGCGGCACGCTGGATCTCGACGCCGGCCTGATGGCCGACATGGGTCGGCTGCGCGTCGGGCTCGCGTGGAAGAATCTGCGATCCCCTTCGTTCGGCGATGCGGCCGTGGGCGAGATGACGCTGCCCAGGCAGGCGCGGCTTGGTCTTGCGGTCCTGCCGGTCGATGGCCTGACCCTTGCTATGGACCTCGACCTGGAGACGGTCGACCTCGGGGGCGACCTTCGTCGTGCGTGTGCCGTGGGAGGTGAGGGCCGGATCGGCCAGCACCTGGCGGTCCGGTCGGGGCTCCAGTGGAGCCTCGAAGGGCCCCGTCGGCTGTCGGCGTCCGCGGGGATGAGCGTGGCCATCCGCCGCGGGCTGTGGCTCGACGGGCACTGGGCTCAACGCCGGGACCGCGACGAAGCTCGTGAATTCGGCGTTGCGCTGCGCGCCGGCCTGTGA
- a CDS encoding YIP1 family protein, with protein MSQSVAGTESNTSILARAIGVVTAPAATFAEVVRSPRPAGILLLVSLVVGLLTALPQFTERGQQHLLEMQRQQITRMGIAISPEMEETLARRAPYLGYQTLVSVFVALPIVSVVIAAFCWALFNIVLGGTATFKQVLGIVTHSQVIRALGVVAAAPIIWMQGLQNMAGPFNLGALAPMLDPASRLAGMLAGLDFFTLWQIVVIGIGLGVLYRRRALGISVGLLLIYVAVVAAVTAAFSAVFPR; from the coding sequence ATGTCTCAGTCAGTCGCGGGAACCGAGTCGAACACCAGCATCCTCGCCCGTGCGATTGGCGTCGTGACCGCCCCGGCCGCCACGTTCGCGGAGGTCGTCCGCTCGCCCCGGCCGGCCGGCATCCTGCTCCTCGTCAGCCTGGTCGTCGGCCTCCTGACGGCCCTGCCGCAGTTCACCGAGCGCGGGCAGCAGCACCTGCTCGAGATGCAGCGGCAGCAGATCACCCGCATGGGCATCGCGATCTCGCCGGAGATGGAGGAAACGCTCGCGCGCCGCGCGCCCTACCTCGGCTATCAGACGCTCGTGTCGGTGTTCGTCGCGCTGCCGATCGTTTCGGTCGTCATCGCCGCATTCTGCTGGGCGCTCTTCAACATCGTCCTGGGCGGCACGGCCACGTTCAAGCAGGTGCTCGGGATCGTGACCCACAGCCAGGTGATCAGAGCGCTCGGCGTCGTGGCGGCCGCCCCGATCATCTGGATGCAGGGCCTGCAGAACATGGCCGGCCCGTTCAACCTGGGTGCGCTCGCGCCGATGCTGGACCCGGCGTCGCGTCTCGCCGGCATGCTGGCGGGCCTGGACTTCTTCACGCTCTGGCAGATCGTCGTCATCGGCATCGGCCTCGGCGTGCTGTATCGCCGCCGCGCGCTCGGCATCTCCGTCGGACTGCTTCTGATCTACGTGGCCGTCGTGGCCGCGGTCACCGCCGCGTTCTCGGCGGTCTTCCCCAGGTAA